The following are from one region of the Corylus avellana chromosome ca1, CavTom2PMs-1.0 genome:
- the LOC132167940 gene encoding eukaryotic translation initiation factor 4G yields MSYNQSRSDKNDSTQYRKSDRRSTSSNQQRGSSGGYVKGGGPAPSPSYGLSSSRGFKRNNNNAQGGGQSRASVPTVNNSSSLESSNVSTPRSAAVQNGSHVQPQFHGASDMPITSPAAKPAELPAPQRSNRTVPKVPTPQPSSMNSDSAAPRTPIKATGDASKAFSFQFGSISPGFMNGMQVPARTSSAPPNLDEQKRDQARHDSFRSAPPLPTPSAPKQPLLRKDAGAVNQPNTGEAYPVPKAKKDAQVSPAPPVSQQQKPPGLPMTGMSMSMPFHQSQVSVQYGGPNQQLQSQGMTAAPSLQMPMHMPLAMGNPSQVQPSVFVPGLQPHPMQTQGIIHQGQGMSFTTQMGPPQLPPQLSSMGITMSPQYPPQQGGKFGGQRKTTVKITHPDTHEELRLDKRADSYSDGGSSAPRSHPNVAPQSQPIPSYAPPHSLSFYPSNSYNASPIYYPPQSSVPLTSSQMAPSSQAPRFNYQVGQGPQNMTFMNPALSSLPVNKTGTQMHGVADLTNLEHSRDVHTIISSAPSTTIPVTVKPSAGSIGEKVADSMRPSSSHGVEKGESPKHVRPSGEASSTHPQRDSEICSESSLQQSKHGTESLVSKLLPVVTKQSAVSAVVSSEGLVSNPLSSASVSPSEESTVVVPNNEGRRREILGRSNSMKDHQKKTGKKGHIQLQHQVGSQSTSSSHLHSRALEHSISSNSGVPGAVEAKPALATPTTSEGVSLSGQSLLTVGGATDASELKVESVGEGSTSVSSEIPGPGIIVDTFETAHHAKLDESSLQNEELLHETVGKDEQGESRLPEVGLKQDVKSSEISLDPISLKSLEHIKHTEGKQSGQDSDLKAITISDEVLTLETAQIEITELVDCHAEMDGTTDFTDVGSSIGEKTSTSDVPSRSDSIDSKDVVTMSGISDQQSAPISTPDLLEATLKHEGEGAENFGGDLVSFAASVSKDKPSLDLSKAKSSTKGGKKKRKEILQKADAAGTTSDLYNAYKGPEEKKETVVSTDSTESTSNSADVKQASADAVEVDAIESEKGGMSKAEPDDWEDAADVSTPKLEVSDNGQQVIGRLDNHDKDEEVITAKKYSRDFLLKFAEQYNDLPKGFEITSDIEALMSANFNISHHVERDSYPSPGRIVDRPSGGSRIDRRGSGVVEEDRWSKVSGNFSSGRDPRPDLVYGGNAVGFRPGPGGNYGVLRNPRVQTPMQYPILLGPSMGSQGGMPRNNPDSERWLRATNIQKGLIPSPHTPLLVMHKAEKKYEVGKVTDEEQSKQRQLKAILNKLTPQNFEKLFEQVKAVNIDNAATLNGVISQIFDKALMEPTFCEMYADFCCHLAGELPDFNEDNEKVTFKRVLLNKCQEEFERGEREQEEANKVDEEGEIKQSAEEREEKRVKARRRMLGNIRLIGELYKKKMLTERIMHACIQKLLGQLQDPDEEDLEALCKLMSTIGEMIDHQKAKEHMDAYFDRMKTLSNNMNLSSRVRFMLKDAIDLRKNKWQQRRKVEGPKKIEEVHRDAAQERAQVSRMGRTSSINQSARRVPMEFAPRGSTMLSSPNAQTGGYRGLPTRGYGAQDVRTEERPSGPLPQRPIGDDSITLGPQGGLGRGMSIRGSPAMSSAPVADIPSVAADSRRTAAGLNGYGTVSERTTYGTREDLNPRYIPDRFAAPAAYDQISPQERNVTLGNRDLKNADRSFDRSLATSSPARGQGTSCPQNVPLEKAWPEERLREMSMAAIKEFYSARDEKEVELCIKELNSPSFHALMVSLWVTDSFERKDMERDVLAKLLVNLTKSRDGVLSQAHLIKGFESVLTNLEDAVNDAPRAPEFLGRIFAKVVTENVIPLREIGMLIHDGGEEPGRLRDLGLAGDVLGSILEMIKSEKGDSVLSEIRTSSNLRLEDFRPLDPNRSRKLENFI; encoded by the exons ATGTCCTACAATCAATCAAGGTCGGACAAGAACGATTCGACACAGTACCGGAAATCCGATAGGCGATCCACGAGCTCCAACCAGCAGCGGGGCTCCTCAGGCGGTTACGTTAAGGGCGGCGGGCCCGCCCCTTCTCCGTCATACGGGTTATCCTCCAGCCGCGG TTTTAAGAGGAATAACAATAATGCACAAGGAGGAGGGCAGTCTAGGGCAAGCGTGCCCACTGTGAATAATTCCTCTTCGTTGGAGTCTAGTAATGTGTCGACGCCACGTAGTGCTGCTGTACAGAATGGTTCCCATGTGCAGCCCCAATTTCATG GAGCCTCTGATATGCCGATTACAAGCCCAGCTGCCAAGCCAGCTGAGTTGCCGGCTCCTCAGAGAAGCAACCGGACTGTTCCGAAGGTTCCAACTCCTCAACCTAGCTCCATGAACTCTGACTCGGCAGCTCCCAGAACACCTATAAAGG CCACTGGAGATGCGTCTAAGGCGTTCTCCTTTCAGTTTGGGTCCATAAGTCCTGGTTTCATGAATGGGATGCAG GTTCCTGCTCGAACTAGCTCAGCGCCCCCAAATTTGGATGAGCAAAAACGGGACCAG GCACGCCATGATTCTTTTAGATCTGCTCCTCCATTGCCAACTCCTTCTGCTCCCAAGCAGCCGTTATTGAGGAAGGATGCAGGTGCTGTTAATCAACCTAATACTGGGGAGGCATATCCAGTGCCCAAAGCCAAAAAGGATGCACAAGTCTCACCTGCACCACCAGTGAGCCAACAACAGAAGCCTCCTGGTCTTCCTATGACTGGGATGTCCATGTCAATGCCGTTTCACCAGTCACAGGTATCTGTGCAATATGGTGGCCCCAACCAACAGCTTCAATCCCAGGGTATGACAGCCGCCCCTTCGCTTCAAATGCCGATGCATATGCCTTTAGCGATGGGAAATCCGTCCCAAGTGCAACCATCTGTGTTTGTTCCAGGTCTCCAACCCCATCCTATGCAGACTCAAGGAATTATTCATCAAGGCCAGGGCATGAGTTTCACCACTCAAATGGGTCCACCTCAGTTGCCCCCTCAGTTGAGCAGTATGGGAATCACCATGTCCCCACAGTACCCCCCTCAGCAGGGAGGAAAATTTGGTGGTCAGCGTAAAACTACTGTCAAGATTACTCATCCAGACACACATGAAGAGTTGAGGCTTGATAAACGGGCAGATTCTTATTCTGATGGTGGGTCATCTGCTCCTCGGTCTCACCCTAATGTGGCTCCTCAATCCCAGCCTATTCCATCATATGCACCTCCTCATTCTCTGAGCTTTTATCCTTCCAATTCTTACAATGCCAGTCCTATATATTACCCACCTCAGAGTTCGGTTCCTTTAACAAGTAGCCAGATGGCACCCAGTTCCCAAGCGCCAAGATTTAATTATCAAGTTGGCCAGGGTCCCCAAAACATGACGTTCATGAATCCTGCTCTTAGTTCCCTACCTGTTAATAAGACTGGGACCCAAATGCATGGTGTGGCTGACCTAACAAACTTGGAACATTCCCGTGATGTACATACTATAATCTCCTCTGCTCCATCAACAACGATACCAGTTACAGTTAAGCCAAGTGCTGGTTCTATTGGAGAAAAGGTTGCAGACTCAATGCGGCCAAGTAGCTCACATGGTGTTGAAAAGGGTGAATCTCCTAAACATGTGAGGCCATCTGGTGAAGCTAGCTCAACACATCCTCAAAGGGATTCGGAGATTTGTTCAGAAAGCTCTTTGCAGCAGTCTAAACATGGCACTGAATCATTGGTGTCCAAGTTGTTGCCGGTGGTTACTAAACAGTCAGCAGTGTCTGCGGTTGTTTCTTCTGAGGGCCTGGTATCCAATCCATTATCCTCTGCTTCAGTTTCTCCATCTGAGGAATCTACAGTAGTTGTGCCTAATAATGAGGGCAGAAGAAGGGAAATCCTTGGTAGATCAAACTCTATGAAAGATCATCAAAAGAAGACAGGCAAGAAAGGACACATCCAATTACAGCATCAG GTTGGCTCTCAATCTACTTCATCCTCACATTTGCATTCTCGGGCTCTAGAGCACAGTATATCTTCTAACAGTGGAGTTCCTGGAGCTGTAGAAGCTAAACCAGCTCTTGCTACACCTACAACTAGTGAAGGTGTTTCATTATCCGGGCAATCACTGTTAACAGTTGGTGGTGCTACTGATGCTTCTGAATTAAAGGTTGAAAGTGTTGGAGAAGGCTCCACCAGTGTCTCATCTGAAATTCCTGGTCCTGGAATCATTGTTGATACCTTTGAGACTGCTCACCATGCTAAGCTAGATGAATCATCATTGCAAAATGAAGAATTACTACATGAAACTGTGGGAAAGGATGAACAAGGAGAAAGCAGATTGCCTGAAGTGGGTTTGAAACAAGATGTTAAGAGTAGTGAGATATCATTGGATCCTATTTCGTTAAAATCCTTGGAACATATTAAACATACTGAGGGCAAACAATCTGGACAGGATTCGGATCTGAAGGCAATAACTATAAGTGATGAGGTCCTAACTTTAGAGACTGCACAGATAGAGATCACTGAACTTGTGGACTGTCATGCAGAGATGGATGGGACAACTGATTTCACAGATGTTGGAAGTTCTATTGGTGAGAAGACCTCAACTTCAGATGTTCCTTCAAGGAGTGATAGCATAGACAGTAAAGATGTTGTTACAATGTCTGGTATATCAGATCAGCAGTCTGCTCCTATTTCGACTCCTGATCTTCTGGAAGCAACTTTAAAACACGAAGGGGAAGGTGCAGAGAACTTTGGCGGTGATTTGGTCTCTTTTGCAGCATCAGTTTCGAAGGATAAGCCAAGCCTTGATCTTAGTAAGGCAAAGAGTAGTACTAAAggaggaaagaagaagagaaaagaaattcTTCAGAAAGCCGATGCTGCTGGGACCACTTCTGATCTTTATAATGCATATAAGGGCCCGGAGGAAAAGAAGGAAACTGTTGTGTCTACGGATAGTACTGAGAGCACTTCTAATAGTGCCGATGTGAAGCAGGCATCTGCTGATGCTGTCGAAGTAGATGCTATAGAAAGTGAAAAGGGTGGGATGAGCAAAGCTGAGCCTGATGATTGGGAAGATGCCGCTGACGTATCTACACCAAAATTAGAAGTTTCAGATAATGGACAACAGGTTATTGGAAGACTGGATAATCATGACAAAGATGAAGAAGTGATTACAGCCAAAAAATATTCCAGAGATTTCCTCTTGAAATTTGCAGAGCAATATAATGACCTTCCGAAAGGTTTTGAGATTACATCTGATATAGAGGCCTTGATGAGTGCTAATTTCAATatctctcatcatgttgaacGTGATTCATACCCTAGTCCTGGGAGAATAGTAGACAGGCCAAGTGGGGGATCTCGAATTGACCGTCGTGGTAGTGGCGTGGTTGAAGAAGACAGGTGGAGTAAAGTATCTGGTAATTTTAGTTCGGGGAGGGATCCACGTCCAGATCTTGTTTATGGAGGTAATGCAGTAGGGTTTCGACCTGGACCAGGAGGCAATTATGGTGTTCTCAGGAACCCACGTGTACAGACACCCATGCAGTATCCAATACTGTTGGGGCCATCCATGGGTTCTCAGGGAGGAATGCCAAGAAATAACCCTGATTCTGAAAGGTGGCTGCGTGCTACCAATATTCAAAAGGGTTTAATTCCTTCTCCTCATACTCCATTACTGGTGATGCACAAAGCTGAGAAGAAATATGAAGTGGGTAAAGTGACAGATGAGGAACAGTCAAAGCAAAGGCAATTGAAAGCTATTCTAAATAAGCTTACTCCACAGAACTTTGAGAAACTTTTTGAGCAAGTGAAAGCAGTTAACATTGACAATGCTGCCACTCTAAATGGTGTCATCTCACAGATCTTTGACAAAGCTTTAATGGAGCCGACTTTCTGTGAGATGTATGCTGATTTCTGTTGTCATCTGGCTGGGGAGTTGCCTGATTTCAATGAAGATAATGAAAAGGTAACTTTCAAGAGAGTGCTTCTGAACAAGTGCCAGGAGGAATTTGAGAGAGGGGAAAGAGAGCAAGAAGAAGCTAATAAAGTTGATGAAGAGGGTGAGATCAAACAGTCTGCagaggaaagagaagagaagagagtcAAGGCTAGAAGACGAATGTTGGGTAACATTCGATTAATTGGGGAGTTGTACAAGAAGAAAATGTTGACTGAGCGAATAATGCATGCATGTATACAGAAATTGCTGGGTCAGTTGCAGGATCCTGATGAAGAAGATCTTGAAGCTTTGTGCAAATTGATGAGTACTATTGGGGAGATGATCGACCATCAAAAAGCTAAGGAGCATATGGATGCATATTTTGATAGAATGAAGACATTATCCAATAACATGAATTTATCTTCTAGGGTCAGGTTCATGTTGAAGGATGCAATTGATTTGAGAAAGAATAAATGGCAGCAGAGGAGGAAAGTTGAAGGGCCGAAAAAGATTGAGGAAGTGCACAGAGATGCTGCTCAAGAGCGGGCTCAAGTTAGCAGGATGGGTCGTACTTCGAGCATAAACCAATCGGCAAGAAGGGTACCTATGGAGTTTGCTCCAAGAGGGTCAACAATGTTGTCTTCCCCAAACGCTCAGACAGGTGGTTACCGTGGACTGCCTACTCGTGGTTATGGTGCTCAGGATGTTCGGACAGAGGAAAGACCGTCTGGCCCCTTGCCGCAAAGACCTATTGGTGATGATTCTATTACTCTGGGACCTCAAGGTGGTCTTGGGAGAGGAATGTCAATTAGAGGATCGCCAGCAATGTCAAGTGCACCTGTGGCTGATATACCTTCCGTGGCTGCAGACTCCAGAAGAACGGCAGCTGGTTTGAATGGTTATGGTACTGTGTCAGAGAGGACAACTTATGGCACAAGGGAGGATCTCAACCCAAGGTATATTCCGGATAGATTTGCAGCTCCAGCTGCATATGATCAAATAAGTCCTCAAGAGCGAAATGTGACTTTGGGTAACAGAGACTTAAAGAATGCAGATCGAAGTTTTGATAGATCTCTTGCAACTTCATCACCTGCACGAGGACAGGGAACATCTTGTCCTCAAAATGTTCCTTTGGAAAAGGCGTGGCCTGAAGAGCGCCTTCGGGAAATGTCCATGGCAGCAATTAAAGAATTCTACAG tGCCAGAGATGAGAAAGAAGTCGAATTGTGCATTAAAGAGTTGAATTCCCCAAGCTTCCATGCATTGATGGTATCCCTATGGGTCACAGACTCTTTTGAGAGGAAGGACATGGAACGGGATGTTTTGGCGAAGCTTCTGGTCAATCTTACAAAATCTCGGGATGGTGTCTTGAGTCAAGCCCATCTCATCAAAGG GTTTGAATCTGTTCTGACTAATTTGGAGGATGCTGTAAATGACGCCCCAAGAGCTCCGGAGTTTCTTGGTCGTATATTTGCCAAAGTCGTTACAGAAAATGTGATCCCTTTGAGAGAGATTGGGATGTTAATACATGATGGAGGAGAGGAGCCAGGTCGTCTTCGAGACTTGGGGCTTGCAGGAGATGTTCTTGGAAGCATTTTGGAGATGATAAAATCAGAGAAAGGGGATTCTGTCTTGAGTGAAATCCGTACAAGCTCCAATTTGCGTTTGGAGGATTTTAGGCCTCTAGATCCTAACAGATCAAGAAagttagaaaattttatttag